A region of the Primulina eburnea isolate SZY01 chromosome 7, ASM2296580v1, whole genome shotgun sequence genome:
AAGAAATGTATAGAACACAATTCTTACCATTTCTTCTTTCTCAAGGACTATCCCACAAGGGCAGTGAAGTGGCTCATGAAACACTTTCATATGCTTCTCAATCTCACCCTTTTGGAAAGCTTGACCACATTTTTCACAATGGACGTGGTTTTTTGCCTCCTCGGTTCTAAGAACAACGCCGCAACCAAAATGCTGACAGATGATATTGTGTCTAGTACAATATGCCTCATGAAGTGCAATAGTCCTTGAAGGTACATGGTGTTTACAATTTCTACATTCTGTAGTATCTGCCCCGGtaaatgacgatgaagaagCAGTATGCTGGCTCAATTGCGTGGAAACATCTTGAACAACAACTGAAACAGAGAATTTGGATGTTCCCTTAAAGCCATACACTGCAACACTGTAAGTACCTGGACCCAAGTTCAGATCCTTTGAGCCAAGCACCAATGTCTTCGAACCCATGTCATGGGAAGACCAGACATGCTGGTGGCGGGTAGGGAACAGAAGGGGATGCTTGGAGACATAGAGATCTGTATCTCCTTCTTGAGTCCGTGACTCTAAGTTGACCACAATTTTCACATCTCCCAATGAAATCCTATTCCAAGTGTCATCATGTATTGAGAACTTGAAGTACTTGTAATTTCCTTCATCAACTATTCCAGACTCTGGCTTCCCAAATATGAGAGGTCTCAAAGTGTGCTGGTTTGTACTTTCTGGGGACTCAGGACCCATTATGTCGGCCTCGATATCTGTTTCTAGAACAGATATACTAGAAAAAGGTTTCAACTCAAGTACGTGCAAatgataggtcaggacaccatgATTGACCGTAAGTACATCACCTTGGGAAAGGGTTGCATGTTGGCGAAGGCTTGTTTCCAGAACCGCTTTATTATTGGGAATGTCAGAAAAACCCAATTCATCTGATTGAAATCTTGCGTAAGTTCCTTTGGGCAGCCAAACATAACGCACTTCCACCAGAGAAGACTTCGGAGCCTCAGCAGAGAACAAGTTACTCCAACAATGCAGAGGAAGTGCCACAAAACCTTCTTCTGCAGTGAACTCCAGGACACCAGCATGTGTTGTCCTGGGCAATTCCTTCTCAGCAATTTCCCCACCAGAGAGAAAATCCTGATATATCAAGGATAAAGAGAAATGCAATGGTCCCTTGTCGAATGCGCCTTGATCAGACAATTCAGTGAAACAGGAAGGAGGCAGTTTAATTTTGTCTCCACTACCCTGATAAGGTATAGCTTCCAAAATACGTGAAAAATTGACTCCCCGACCAGCAAGTAAATTTTCTTCAGTTTGCTGGTTTGCCTGAAGAAGACACAAATTTGTAGTGTCAAGATCTAATCCCCAATCAAACTCAGTCACCAGTAAAGGAACTAATCCCACAATTCTACATTAACCATGAAAAAATTAGGAAATTttgcatgcataaaataatttaattgaaACTGGGAAAAAATAAATCTTGACGCTAACTGGCAAGCTTTTCCATATGAAACTTAAAAATGGAAAAATAACAGAATATCCATTTTCATGcaatattttttatgtcaagagGAATAAACCGTTTTTATACACTACCCCCATCTCTTGTATGTATCAACATCACATTACACAGgagaaaaataaacaaaaacaaGATATGGAT
Encoded here:
- the LOC140836531 gene encoding uncharacterized protein; the protein is MDFELRRAREKLEKEQRERKDKAKLKFERERKAKQEAERQRQAIEAVQSARRLEAAEAEAKANQQTEENLLAGRGVNFSRILEAIPYQGSGDKIKLPPSCFTELSDQGAFDKGPLHFSLSLIYQDFLSGGEIAEKELPRTTHAGVLEFTAEEGFVALPLHCWSNLFSAEAPKSSLVEVRYVWLPKGTYARFQSDELGFSDIPNNKAVLETSLRQHATLSQGDVLTVNHGVLTYHLHVLELKPFSSISVLETDIEADIMGPESPESTNQHTLRPLIFGKPESGIVDEGNYKYFKFSIHDDTWNRISLGDVKIVVNLESRTQEGDTDLYVSKHPLLFPTRHQHVWSSHDMGSKTLVLGSKDLNLGPGTYSVAVYGFKGTSKFSVSVVVQDVSTQLSQHTASSSSFTGADTTECRNCKHHVPSRTIALHEAYCTRHNIICQHFGCGVVLRTEEAKNHVHCEKCGQAFQKGEIEKHMKVFHEPLHCPCGIVLEKEEMVQHQSSDCSLRLIPCRFCGDMVQAGTSAADVRDRMRGLSEHESVCGSRTAPCDSCGRSVMLKDMDIHQIAVHQKN